One window of Quercus robur chromosome 5, dhQueRobu3.1, whole genome shotgun sequence genomic DNA carries:
- the LOC126726034 gene encoding uncharacterized protein LOC126726034: MSSASSNQSVVRDGTEYEDVYPSGHKDQESPGESRSPSASSSSSTNEDVEIVEVEGSDDDGDQQLESVVGADGLRQFIMLPEWTVHRFTSVIRERHFSTFRTNFQIPDYVSIRLPYVSEKCYYEGVDGVGVYEQALKAGLRFPLSTLHRELLQYLGLSVTQISPNAWRVFIAMEILYGAMSNGERKLTVREFLHCYRPDEISGSRGMYSFASRSPLLKVIFETPDSNRDWKSRYFFLEGDRWMNHPGETEFMPVDTTWAVINQTRRRRPQVSLEEFSFLEKVCKKTTPEERTWAKLVNPRTIHWYCDGPEPTQEAIRYDERVHKQMDDAKRRALIKSQAVKKRESGEEVPKASASIPKRKLTTKSDRPFKQPKVSLEPVVGLMAEGNKAVTPAKQGKGKGLMAVPDGKQERPPSLLRDDSKYALEKLSSIITAEDYEDLGNHSTEAMGETGLFAVAQVGYVCQISFCFSFFLLLTLCDGLFSTCSPWS, from the exons atgtctagtgcgtcaagtaaccagtcggtggttcgtgatgggacggaatacgaggatgtatacccgtccggtcataaagaccaagagagccccggcgaaagtaggagtccgtctgcctcctcttcatcctcaacaaatgaggatgtggagatagtcGAAGTAGAGGGTTCCGATGATGACGGGGATCAACAACTGGAGTCCGTTGTAGgcgctgatggactaaggcagttcatcatgttgccagagtggactgttcataggtttacatccgtcatcagggagagacatttcagcaccttcaggaccaacttccaaatcccagaCTATGTCTCCATCCGTCTACCGTatgtgtcggagaagtgttattACGAAGGGGTAGACGGTGTAGGAGTGTACGAACAGGCattgaaggctggacttcgattcccgctttctacccttcatagggaactcttgcagtatctggggttgtccgtcacccagatatcccctaacgcctggagggtcttcatagccatggagattctctacggtgcaatgtcaaacggggaaaggaaattgacggtccgtgaatttcttcactgttaccgtccagacgagatttctggatcgagggggatgtacagttttgccagtcggagccccttgttgaaggtgatctttgagaccccagactcaaatagagactggaagagtcggtacttcttcctggagggtgatagatggatgaaccatccaggggagacggagttcatgcccgtcgacacaacttgggcagttataaatcagacac gtagacggcgcccacaagtcagCCTCGAGGAGTTTAGCTTCCTTGAAAAGGTTTGCAAGAAGactacgccggaggaaaggacttgggcgaagttggtgaacccgaggaccatacattggtactgcgacggtcctgagcccacccaagaagCGATAAGATACGACGAGCGAGTTCACAAAC agatggatgACGCAAAGAGGAGGGCTTTGATCAAGtcccaagccgtcaagaagagggaatccggcgaggaGGTTCCTAAGGCATCAGCTTCAATCCCTAAAAGGAAACTGACGACAAAATCCGACCGTCCctttaagcaaccaaaggtctctcttgaacctgtggttggcttaatggctgagggtaacAAGGCCGTCACCCCAGCGAAGCAGGGGAAGGGCAAAGGATTGATGGCGGTCCCAGacggtaagcaagagagacccCCTTCCCTTCTTCGTGATgactccaagtatgcattggagaaactgtcgtccatcatcacggcagaagactatgaagacctgggaaaccattcgacggaggccatgggggagacgggcctcttcgccgtcgctcaggttggttatgtttgtcaaataagtttttgtttttcattcttcCTGTTACttacattatgtgacggtctcttttctacttgcagtccttggtcatga